From a single Zygotorulaspora mrakii chromosome 2, complete sequence genomic region:
- the CPR7 gene encoding peptidylprolyl isomerase CPR7 (similar to Saccharomyces cerevisiae CPR7 (YJR032W); ancestral locus Anc_1.456), whose protein sequence is MVSNPQIYLDISIAGEKIGRIVCELFAEKAPTTVKNFRSLCLEDHCIEEDKVLTYRGNYFHRIIKNFVVQCGDIIHCSGEFVKSDDAGKGGCSIFATREEIHNGNNSELQCFGNFLDENLGDFNASFYLAMANMGTPDSNSSQFFITTAVSPHLNGKHSIFGRVTHGKSVVRSIEYSKVDSDGFPLECIKIDQCGDWDILKGLPLFNASNDSIGGDTYEEYPDDNEDLDSEDFSAAYEAANIIKESGTLLYKKKDYKNAYFKYNKSLRYVNEFIPDIEVDAENNRKFTHLKIKLYLNMSLVSLKMKRYDEAIKFSSFLLDMNEVPNIDQCKALYRRGEAFVAKKHYENALQDYKSCQEINPDDRAVMDKILSLEKTLEDKKEKTKRNIAKFFSSS, encoded by the coding sequence ATGGTATCCAATCCCCAGATATACCTTGATATTTCTATAGCAGGAGAAAAAATAGGCAGAATTGTATGCGAATTATTTGCGGAAAAGGCACCTACAACAGTCAAAAACTTCAGGTCTCTATGTCTGGAAGACCATTGTATTGAAGAGGACAAGGTTTTAACTTATAGAGGAAACTACTTCCATCGTATAATAAAGAATTTTGTGGTGCAATGCGGAGACATTATTCATTGCTCCGGAGAATTCGTTAAGTCGGATGATGCTGGCAAAGGTGGTTGCTCGATCTTTGCAACTAGAGAGGAAATTCATAACGGGAATAATTCTGAATTGCAATGTTTTGGTAACTTTTTGGACGAAAATCTCGGTGATTTTAATGCCTCCTTCTATCTGGCTATGGCCAACATGGGAACCCCAGATTCTAATAGCTcacaatttttcattaccaCTGCTGTGTCTCCGCATTTGAACGGTAAGCATTCGATATTTGGCCGTGTCACCCACGGGAAATCTGTGGTACGTTCTATTGAGTACTCCAAAGTTGATTCAGATGGGTTTCCGCTAGAATGCATTAAAATAGATCAATGTGGCGACTGGGATATTTTAAAGGGACTTCCGCTTTTTAATGCATCTAATGATAGTATAGGCGGCGATACGTATGAAGAGTATCCAGATGACAATGAAGATTTAGATTCTGAAGACTTTTCTGCTGCTTACGAAGCTGCCAATATCATTAAAGAATCTGGTACTTTGCTTTACAAGAAGAAGGACTACAAGAACGCGTATTTCAAATACAATAAATCGTTACGTTATGTCAATGAGTTCATTCCCGATATTGAGGTAGATGCAGAGAATAATCGTAAGTTTACgcatttgaaaatcaaacTTTATTTGAACATGTCTTTAGTCTCGCTCAAAATGAAGAGGTATGATGAAGCAATCAAgttttcatcatttctaCTAGATATGAATGAAGTGCCTAATATAGATCAATGCAAAGCGCTCTACCGTAGAGGGGAGGCATTTGTAGCCAAAAAACATTATGAAAACGCGTTACAAGACTATAAATCTTGTCAAGAGATAAATCCTGATGATAGGGCTGTCATGGATAAAATTTTATCTTTAGAGAAGACACTGGAAgataaaaaggaaaagacTAAGCGAAACATCGCTAAGTTCTTTTCGAGTTCTTGA
- the GEA2 gene encoding Arf family guanine nucleotide exchange factor GEA2 (similar to Saccharomyces cerevisiae GEA2 (YEL022W) and GEA1 (YJR031C); ancestral locus Anc_1.455), producing the protein MVPENYMAAVDPVTIVIKECINISTAMRKYSKFTSQSGVAALLGGGSDIFSNQDDSLADTFNNLSVNKKNDPLLSGFIQLRLMLNKLQSLEDIDSLTLLQPFLVVVSTSSISGYITSLALDSLQKFFTSNIVTEKSANHVIAYRETVNALTHCRFEASEQVSDDSVLLKVVNLILTIIQSPRGDLISDSIMYDVLQTVLSLACNKRRSEVLRRAAEFAMISITVKIFSKLKTIEPTKSQKYINDESYAKNELKDDVIGTTTVNETLEPGSNVEEQNGEDSKSIEANVGKKITKGEDKGSNYSEHIDDNYGLPVIKQYLNLLLSLVVPENQTKHTNSARIFGLQLIDTAIELSGDKFLLHPRLFSLVSDPIFKYVLFIIQNNNKLSLLQAALQLFTTLVIILGDHLPMQIELTFSRIFSILSPAPLKVGDEPKGRPAAVKELIIEQISILWTRFPSFFTSTFIEYDCNLERADISINFLTALKTLALPESALSTSDSVPPICLEGLICFVDDVYEHLQHIDKETFSGYKGNVPLLKQRERKTEFIRCSKAFNEKPKKGIPLLVEKGFIKSDNDPNVARFLFENNSRMNKKTIGLLLCDPKKTSLLKCFIDLFDFKGLRVDEAIRILLTKFRLPGESQQIERIIEAFSSRYAECQSVEGLTASADSDYEHVQPDSDSVFVLSYSIIMLNTDLHNPHIKEHMSFDDYSSNLRGCYNQKDFPFWYLDRIYCSIRDKEIVMPEEHHGNDRWFEDAWNNLISLTTVMTESAESTSSTIGKLNTMDLAQFDGAIFEQVGSYIVKTLFRIYNVASDDHISTRMLTSLDKCSFIAAFFNLEKLFTDILCRIAKITTLIDTEEDTHTSSVGHAEIPLVEIVVEDTDSKIIVSSDCVKLGRSFKGQLCMVVFFRILQRNTDGDLVHSKLWEVAIKMLLVLYENLLISPDIFPDLQQKLKLGTLPRPKPEVSIKKSKENKGILSAFASYLKGDEEPTDEEVEKSLKALQCIKSCNIASSLFGNKFNVNPALVNTLLNSIKVEKSVENERFYESEILFLIELSVSLFLFCKNEKELGQLVLNKIYEVSQSGSLSKQSIRRLMAYKLLLISVMEKEEKNLLQLINDELLGKNEVFTHQYFATPAGGEILTRILELTKIDNYRELLVQDEGFWKLLRSVVVIKEHTADVYQFLESSLKMSHSIETKENFMWILGLLDEISSIGAIGSQWEKKCAKKGVDEKENPYSGLVDLSIKSINLTSNVLKGGLNAFQPTKNDKIALIQALAHQCLNPCLQISSYSLETLEVALTKDIELPTAEITTVEELIEGGLLPLLGSSEVEDNKSIPVPEILSVISKIYLYHLKEGITTNDTFLRMLNIFNKYVDIPEVEKELQQLITEKKSIENCASSNDKIEKAEKVAAEVETERQEDRKGTSDGTL; encoded by the coding sequence ATGGTGCCTGAAAACTACATGGCAGCGGTGGATCCCGTTACCATTGTAATCAAAGAATGCATAAACATATCGACTGCTATGCGAAAATACTCCAAGTTTACCTCTCAATCTGGTGTTGCAGCACTTTTGGGTGGTGGCAGTGATATTTTCAGCAATCAGGATGATTCATTGGCGGATACTTTCAATAATCTTTCTGTTAATAAGAAAAACGATCCGCTACTTTCCGGTTTTATTCAATTGCGTTTAATGCTAAATAAGCTTCAAAGTTTGGAAGACATCGATTCCCTCACATTATTACAGCCCTTTCTTGTCGTGGTCAGCACAAGTTCAATTTCCGGATATATCACGTCTTTGGCATTGGATTCATTACAAAAGTTCTTCACTTCAAACATTGTGACGGAAAAGTCAGCTAATCACGTCATTGCTTATAGAGAAACAGTTAATGCCCTAACTCATTGCAGATTTGAAGCATCAGAGCAAGTCTCTGACGACTCTGTGCTATTGAAAGTGGTGAATTTAATTTTGACTATAATTCAATCTCCTCGAGgtgatttgatttcagaTTCAATCATGTACGATGTATTGCAGACAGTACTATCTCTCGCATGTAATAAGAGAAGAAGTGAAGTTTTACGGAGAGCAGCAGAATTCGCCATGATCTCTATAACCGTCAAGATATTTAGCAAACTTAAAACCATCGAACCAACCAAATCGCAAAAGTACATCAACGATGAAAGCTATGCAAAGAATGAGCTGAAAGATGATGTGATCGGGACCACTACAGTCAACGAAACGCTGGAACCAGGCAGTAATGTCGAAGAACAAAACGGAGAAGACTCGAAATCAATCGAAGCGAATGTTGGTAAGAAAATTACAAAGGGGGAGGATAAAGGAAGTAATTACTCGGAAcatattgatgataattATGGATTGCCTGTTATAAAGCAGTATTTGAATTTACTGCTATCGCTTGTGGTTCCTGAAAATCAAACAAAGCATACAAATTCTGCAAGAATATTTGGCTTACAGCTCATTGACACAGCTATTGAGCTTTCTGGAGacaaatttcttttgcatcCACGTTTATTCAGCCTTGTATCTGATcccattttcaaatacgttcttttcattattcaaaataataataagTTGTCTCTATTGCAGGCGGCTCTTCAACTATTCACCACTTTGGTAATTATACTGGGTGATCACCTACCGATGCAAATTGAGCTTACCTTTTCGcgaatcttttcaattctttcacCTGCACCTTTAAAAGTGGGGGATGAACCAAAAGGAAGACCAGCTGCCGTAAAAGAACTAATAATCGAGCAAATTTCTATTTTATGGACGCGTTTTCcctcttttttcacttcaactttcaTTGAGTATGATTGCAATCTTGAAAGAGCCGATATCTCCATAAACTTCCTCACTGCTCTGAAGACGTTGGCACTTCCAGAGTCTGCTTTAAGTACAAGCGATAGCGTTCCTCCAATATGTTTAGAAGGTTTAATTTGTTTTGTGGATGACGTCTATGAACATTTACAACATATTGACAAAGAGACTTTTTCAGGTTATAAAGGCAATGTTCCTCTATTAAAGCAGCGTGAACGTAAGACAGAGTTCATTAGGTGTTCAAAGGcattcaatgaaaaaccCAAGAAAGGTATACCATTGTTAGTAGAGAAAGGCTTTATAAAGAGCGACAATGATCCCAATGTAGCCAGATTTTTGTTCGAAAACAATAGTCGCATGAATAAGAAAACTATAGGATTACTTCTTTGCGATCCTAAGAAAACTAGCCTCCTGAAATGTTTTATTGActtatttgatttcaaaggTTTAAGAGTTGATGAGGCAATCAGAATTTTGTTGACAAAATTTCGTTTACCTGGCGAATCGCAGCAGATAGAGAGAATAATTGAGGCCTTTTCGTCTAGGTATGCCGAATGTCAAAGTGTTGAGGGTCTTACAGCATCTGCAGATAGTGATTACGAGCACGTTCAGCCAGACTCTGACTCAGTATTTGTTTTGAGTTATTCAATTATCATGTTGAACACAGATTTACACAACCCCCACATAAAGGAACACATGTCTTTTGATGACTACTCTAGTAATTTAAGAGGTTGCtataatcaaaaagattttcCTTTCTGGTATTTGGATAGAATATACTGCTCCATTCGGGATAAAGAGATTGTAATGCCCGAAGAACACCATGGAAATGATAGATGGTTTGAAGATGCCTGGAACAACCTGATTTCATTGACTACTGTTATGACCGAATCTGCAGAAAGCACATCTAGTACTATTGGTAAGTTGAACACTATGGATTTAGCACAGTTTGATGGTGCTATCTTTGAGCAGGTTGGCTCATATATTGTCAAGACACTGTTCAGAATATATAACGTTGCGTCAGATGATCATATCTCCACAAGAATGCTAACAAGTCTCGATAAGTGCTCTTTCATCGCCGCTTTTTTTAACCTAGAGAAGCTCTTTACTGATATTCTTTGTCGTATTGCTAAAATCACAACGCTAATAGATACGGAGGAAGACACACACACTTCCTCGGTGGGCCATGCAGAAATTCCGTTAGTCGAAattgttgttgaagataCCGACTCGAAAATTATCGTTAGCTCGGATTGCGTTAAATTAGGGAGATCGTTCAAGGGTCAACTATGCATGGTggtatttttcagaatcCTTCAAAGAAACACAGATGGAGACTTGGTTCACTCAAAACTATGGGAAGTTGCAATTAAAATGCTCTTAGTACTATACGAAAATCTATTGATTTCCCCCGACATTTTTCCCGATTTGCAGCAAAAGCTTAAGTTGGGAACTTTGCCACGACCCAAACCAGAAgtttcaatcaaaaaatcaaaagaaaacaagGGCATTTTATCAGCATTTGCTTCTTATCTGAAGGGAGACGAAGAACCAACCGACGAAGAGGTAGAAAAGTCATTAAAAGCTTTGCAATGTATTAAGTCTTGTAATATTGCATCATCGTTATTTGgaaataaattcaatgtTAACCCTGCTCTAGTCAATACTCTGTTAAATTCTATCAAGGTGGAgaaaagtgttgaaaatgagaGGTTTTACgaatctgaaattttgtttttgattgaGCTTTCTGTATCactgtttttgttttgcaaGAACGAAAAAGAGCTGGGCCAGCTAGTTTTGAATAAGATTTATGAAGTATCACAGTCAGGCTCTTTATCAAAGCAGAGCATACGTCGACTAATGGCGTACAAACTGCTTCTGATTTCAGTAAtggagaaagaagagaagaatCTTTTACAATTAATTAATGACGAACTGTTAGGCAAAAACGAGGTATTTACACATCAGTATTTTGCTACTCCAGCTGGCGGCGAGATTTTAACGAGAATTTTGGAGCTTACCAAGATAGATAACTACCGTGAATTACTGGTACAAGATGAAGGGTTCTGGAAGCTACTTAGAAGTGTAGTGGTGATTAAAGAACATACAGCAGATGTGTATCAATTCCTGGAATCGTCGCTGAAAATGTCTCATAGCATTGAAACAAAGGAAAACTTCATGTGGATTCTGGGATTACTCGatgaaatatcatcaattggCGCAATAGGTAGCCAATGGGAAAAGAAATGTGCAAAAAAAGGCGTggatgaaaaggaaaatccTTATTCTGGTCTTGTGGATCTCTCTATCAAATCTATCAATCTAACAAGCAACGTTTTGAAGGGTGGTTTAAATGCCTTCCAGccaacaaaaaatgataaaatagCATTGATTCAAGCTCTTGCTCATCAATGTCTAAATCCCTGTCTTCAGATATCTTCTTATTCTCTTGAAACTTTGGAAGTTGCGCTGACTAAAGACATTGAATTGCCAACGGCCGAGATAACCACAGTTGAGGAACTAATCGAGGGTGGGCTTCTACCGCTATTGGGCTCAAGTGAGGTGGAAGACAATAAGAGTATTCCTGTGCCTGAAATTCTGTCCGTTATTTCCAAAATCTATCTGTACCATTTAAAGGAAGGTATAACAACTAATGATACCTTTTTGCGCATGTTGaatatcttcaataaatatGTGGATATACCAGAGGTCGAAAAAGAACTACAGCAATTGATAACAGAGAAGAAGAGCATAGAAAATTGCGCTTCCtcaaatgataaaatagAGAAAGCAGAGAAAGTTGCTGCAGAAGTTGAAACAGAAAGGCAGGAGGATAGGAAGGGTACTTCAGATGGAACTTTGTGA
- a CDS encoding uncharacterized protein (ancestral locus Anc_1.454), whose protein sequence is MAVSKNTDDVGGAIVTDSNQASSVLNNRNSSIIGALTAGGRSMVYQLTSFYLRTPLKLFRPARFDYLHYVRVILTGEESTMPASKRRHSVLGKLLNSFNPKYVYFLENSSLGILTKALNKYGWKVIPDRILPPLLVNSATGVVLYTTYLTTLGHFSKHEDLGTVIKNPFDVWRSGFIAGSVQALVSTPIDAIYTRSSASELLSSAKKYDNLWLYGRDKLREIGPIGCFGGFGITFIKESFAFAVYFTTFELIKGQLCQGMISLINHYHQLKYTISNTSITGILSPEDPSSTNTSHMEYITQKEKKWITRAFVFIGGISAAFLLQVVQYPFNKIQKIHLSRLEAFDIYNRSLLNQSRGSQIHTQTPVMSRMWVKSPGSRRLHIYYSSYIDTFEHIHFIHKSTKSLVRWLYKGFARNTLAIIPGTTAGLLMLDYMRSSVENSLITNNH, encoded by the coding sequence ATGGCCGTTTCCAAGAATACCGATGATGTTGGTGGTGCAATAGTTACTGATTCGAATCAGGCATCATCAGTCTTAAACAATCGGAATTCGTCGATAATTGGTGCATTGACAGCTGGTGGGCGATCTATGGTCTATCAATTGACGTCGTTTTATCTCCGTACTCCTTTAAAACTATTTAGGCCAGCTAGATTTGATTATTTGCACTACGTAAGAGTTATTCTTACGGGCGAGGAGAGTACCATGCCGGCAAGTAAAAGGAGGCACTCGGTTCTAGGCAAGCTTttaaattctttcaatcCCAAATATGTctattttttggaaaactcTTCTCTAGGAATTTTGACTAAAGCTTTAAATAAATACGGTTGGAAAGTAATACCTGATAGAATACTGCCACCGTTGCTAGTGAATTCAGCAACAGGTGTGGTTCTATATACTACTTACCTGACGACTCTAGGTCATTTTTCGAAACATGAGGACCTTGGGACTGTAATTAAGAACCCGTTTGATGTTTGGAGATCGGGATTTATTGCGGGATCTGTGCAAGCATTAGTTTCAACCCCTATCGATGCTATATATACTAGAAGTTCTGCTAGCGAACTACTATCGAGTGCTAAAAAATATGACAATCTATGGCTTTACGGCAGAGATAAACTAAGGGAAATTGGACCCATAGGTTGCTTTGGTGGTTTTGGTATAACATTCATAAAGGAGTCTTTCGCATTTGCAGTATATTTCACCACTTTTGAGCTAATAAAAGGCCAACTTTGCCAAGGCATGATAAGTTTAATCAACCATTACCATCAGCTCAAATATACTATCTCTAATACGTCAATTACTGGTATATTATCCCCAGAGGATCCTTCATCTACAAACACCTCTCATATGGAATATATAactcaaaaagaaaaaaaatggatcaCCAGAGCTTTTGTATTCATAGGCGGAATTTCTGCTGCTTTTCTTTTACAGGTGGTACAGTATCCATTCAATAAAATCCAGAAAATTCACTTGTCTAGATTAGAAGCGTTTGACATTTACAACAGatctcttttgaatcaaagtCGAGGGTCCCAAATTCATACGCAAACCCCAGTAATGAGCAGGATGTGGGTCAAGTCGCCCGGAAGCAGACGTCTTCACATCTACTACAGCTCCTATATCGATACCTTCGAGCACATACATTTTATTCACAAGAGTACAAAGTCCCTGGTCAGGTGGTTATACAAAGGTTTTGCAAGAAATACGTTGGCGATCATTCCAGGTACGACTGCCGGTTTATTGATGCTGGACTATATGCGCAGTTCAGTCGAGAACTCATTGATCACCAATAATCACTGA
- the RAV1 gene encoding Rav1p (similar to Saccharomyces cerevisiae RAV1 (YJR033C); ancestral locus Anc_1.457), whose translation MSISFLPGRPNDTQQSTCQALWQEQIIFAYCSGNNVIVFSNEYTRLQTIYLERDSYAVDINPDNGFIAIASSDYIYIYKPIHEIMKRPSWEFCCKIFHDESRVNTLNWGASNEIVVGSDYLSFWKITSEFGQYKPILLWNKKQSKPVYLCKISRDSQLIASFGKYDHTVKLWKRISISGEQDIFNLTLLPHPAPVTTIRWKKNSPNEQTEVFGTSQVIYSFCEDKRLRIWTCYELNSVGTVQHWGSLLLEKGQEYCLIIDSWILRDTMTETRGTAPDVIILGSPNGRLDVQLLTGLSDNPPRPIKRKELSGKHIAAPAFVKKPEYLYFGEVQPCDKSGKTISVIVHDLRGVIRQSRIKLDSLLGQGKSEIGFLENKFTGHNKSIRKLIRSSDGEALLTVSRFSENCLWCPKFEGKVSLHMRNIIQTEVPIELAVVHEKGDLVICLLKNRKIQAWHCPKEDCCAKKSFLKAEHQLSEAPNLGKPILMLNTPEPNHSHERHFIALIYENGDVRAFEVSFSRGIVEVHSESLELSKDQLCHFSVIDPVHGSFYANRPLISVISQKGVASFYKAIVDFENTNIRWLKQYELNTGLLDIRKARGSSTGKLCTVTSTGKEMALWDMKRGVLEYEESFDDIIQDIDWTSTTFEQAIVSIGFKGYVLLYTQLRYDYTNNSPSYLPVEKIDIRSHTDHEIGDSIWLKNGTFVVASGNQFYIKDKYLDLNDNFTSRSIGSRKILSNDLLHLCSVLNGPLPVFHPQFLIQALYVGKFELVKELLMRLFVELRNFNFRSEDLMKLDSNLGIELQKIFIHNQKNYPKQQFPDPYPEYNTTVSSLLVEQLTKVSLPYLTRHQQVTLITAIEAVDEIMKNEAIVDYNGIRFLLGAKLFLSHRNIQKSLLMRDVTWALHSDNKELILSIFDSHIISWQKAREYKISFWAKDTDLIKKFEQIAKYEFSRDESRDPNRCAIFYLALKKKHILIGLWRMSTGHPEKQKLLTFLSHDFSEKRWKSAALKNAFVLLSKHRFMEAACFFLLASSLNDCANVLMKQIGDLDLAIAVCRVYEGDNGPVLGKILLTNVLPDAILNNDRWMTSFIYWKLRKQSVSIKALITPPIDLEDNATLVRKESCVNRSFLVEDPALLVLYNHLRKRNLKYFLGSLEIENSIEYNVVSKVTDIFQRMGCDYLALSLTRNWEFIDEKDSFRRKLLESPKKDEIISGINSMDTEPTMTNKVRPSLFDRFSEEYETKKASAITQHNKNTTTPKKNLLDDFMTPQESAKPISLLDGFTSQEAVPTVAKNLLDDFISTPPASSRVSTSSENQTNGKNEYGKKLQGDSFTGSSVEEKVINKTNGAPRNILDEFM comes from the coding sequence ATGTCAATAAGTTTCCTGCCAGGCCGCCCAAATGACACACAACAATCAACATGCCAGGCACTGTGGCAGGAACAAATTATATTTGCCTACTGTTCTGGAAATAATGTTATCGTGTTCTCCAACGAGTACACAAGATTACAGACAATATATCTAGAAAGGGACAGTTACGCTGTAGACATCAATCCAGATAATGGGTTTATTGCTATAGCATCCAGTGATTATATTTACATCTATAAACCTATTCAtgaaataatgaaaagacCCAGTTGGGAATTTTGCTGCAAAATATTCCACGATGAGTCCAGAGTAAATACTTTAAACTGGGGAGCCTCCAATGAAATTGTTGTTGGATCAGATTACCTatcattttggaaaattaCTAGCGAATTTGGTCAATATAAGCCAATTCTCTTGTGGAATAAGAAGCAATCCAAGCCAGTATATCTCTGTAAGATATCCAGAGATTCACAATTAATCGCcagttttggaaaatacgATCATACTGTGAAGTTATGGAAAAGAATCTCAATTAGTGGAGAGCAAGATATTTTTAACTTGACATTGCTTCCTCATCCGGCTCCTGTAACTACTATTagatggaaaaaaaatagccCTAATGAGCAAACAGAAGTCTTTGGAACATCGCAGGTgatttattctttttgcGAAGACAAAAGGCTGAGAATCTGGACATGCTACGAGTTGAACAGTGTAGGAACTGTCCAACATTGGGGGTCTTTACTACTGGAAAAAGGTCAAGAGTACTGTCTCATCATAGATAGTTGGATTTTAAGAGACACAATGACAGAAACACGCGGGACTGCTCCAGACGTTATTATTTTAGGTTCACCAAATGGTAGACTAGACGTACAGCTTTTGACTGGCTTGTCCGATAATCCTCCGAGACCGATTAAAAGAAAGGAGCTATCGGGTAAACACATAGCTGCTCCAGCTTTCGTGAAAAAACCCGAATATTTATACTTTGGTGAAGTACAACCATGTGATAAGAGCGGAAAAACCATTTCGGTTATTGTCCACGATTTGAGAGGTGTTATACGGCAATCAAGAATTAAGTTAGATAGTTTACTGGGTCAGGGAAAGTCAGAAATAGGATTCCTCGAAAATAAGTTTACAGGACATAATAAGTCCATCCGAAAGTTAATTAGAAGCAGTGACGGAGAAGCTTTGCTGACAGTTTCGAGATTCTCGGAAAATTGCTTATGGTGTCCGAAATTTGAAGGGAAAGTTTCTCTACATATGAGAAATATCATACAGACAGAGGTACCAATAGAACTGGCTGTGGTCCATGAGAAAGGAGATTTGGTCATATgtctattgaaaaatcgaaaaattcaagCTTGGCATTGCCCTAAAGAGGACTGCtgtgcaaaaaaatcattccTCAAAGCCGAGCATCAATTATCAGAGGCTCCCAACTTGGGGAAACCCATATTAATGCTCAATACTCCTGAGCCCAACCATAGTCACGAAAGGCATTTTATTGCCTTAATATACGAAAACGGAGACGTTAGAGCCTTTGAAGTATCATTCTCAAGAGGGATTGTGGAAGTTCATTCAGAGTCACTTGAGTTGTCCAAAGACCAATTGTGTCATTTTTCTGTGATCGACCCTGTTCATGGCAGCTTTTATGCAAACCGGCCATTAATATCCGTTATATCACAAAAAGGTGTAGCATCCTTTTACAAGGCCattgttgattttgaaaacacAAACATCAGATGGCTTAAGCAATACGAACTAAATACAGGCTTGCTTGATATTCGAAAAGCTCGAGGCTCTTCAACTGGTAAGCTGTGTACCGTGACTTCTACGGGAAAGGAAATGGCCTTATGGGACATGAAGCGTGGAGTTTTGGAGTATGAGGAGTCATTTGACGATATTATTCAAGACATTGACTGGACTAGCACAACTTTTGAACAAGCAATAGTTTCTATTGGCTTCAAAGGTTATGTTCTCCTATATACGCAATTAAGGTATGATTACACAAATAATAGCCCCAGCTACCTACCAGTTGAGAAAATAGACATACGATCTCACACAGATCATGAGATTGGTGATTCTATCTGGCTCAAGAATGGAACCTTTGTTGTGGCCTCAGGAAATCAGTTTTATATCAAAGAcaaatatttggatttgaatgataatTTTACCTCACGTTCCATTGGATCCAGAAAAATCCTTTCGAATGATTTGCTCCACTTATGCAGTGTTTTAAACGGCCCGTTACCTGTTTTTCACCCCCAATTCTTAATTCAGGCCCTCTATGTCGGAAAATTTGAGTTAGTCAAGGAGCTTCTTATGCGACTTTTCGTTGAGCttagaaatttcaattttagaTCTGAAGATTTAATGAAGCTAGACTCAAATCTAGGCATCGAATTgcagaaaattttcatccaCAACCAAAAGAATTACCCTAAGCAGCAATTTCCTGACCCTTATCCAGAGTATAATACCACAGTTTCGTCGCTGCTTGTCGAGCAGCTCACCAAGGTATCCTTACCATATTTAACCCGTCATCAACAAGTAACATTAATCACCGCAATTGAAGctgttgatgaaataatgaaaaacgAGGCCATTGTGGATTACAACGGGATCAGGTTTCTCCTAGGTGCCAAACTGTTTCTATCTCATAggaatattcaaaagagtcTCCTTATGAGAGACGTAACGTGGGCTTTACATTCTGATAATAAAGAGCTGAtcttatcaatttttgactCGCATATTATATCTTGGCAAAAGGCCAGGGAGTACAAGATTTCCTTTTGGGCAAAAGACACtgatttgataaaaaaattcgaaCAAATTGCCAAATAtgaattttcaagagatgAATCGAGAGACCCTAATAGATGCGCGATCTTTTATTTAGCGCTAAAGAAGAAACACATATTGATTGGACTATGGAGAATGAGTACTGGCCACCCCGAGAAGCAGAAATTGTTGACATTTCTAAGCCATGACTTTTCTGAAAAACGTTGGAAAAGTGCTGCATTGAAGAATGCCTTTGTACTTTTAAGCAAGCATCGCTTTATGGAGGCGGCctgcttttttttgttggcAAGTTCGTTGAACGACTGTGCCAACGTTCTCATGAAACAAATCGGTGATCTTGATCTGGCTATAGCCGTTTGTAGGGTGTATGAAGGGGACAATGGTCCAGTATTGGGGAAAATACTTCTAACTAATGTATTACCCGACGCCATACTGAATAATGATCGCTGGATGACGAGCTTCATTTACTGGAAACTTAGAAAGCAGAGCGTTTCAATCAAGGCACTGATAACTCCTCCAATTGATTTGGAAGACAATGCAACCCTTGTACGTAAAGAGAGTTGCGTTAACAGGTCTTTTTTGGTAGAGGACCCTGCTTTGTTAGTTCTTTACAATCAtctcagaaaaagaaacctCAAGTACTTTTTAGGTTCATTAGAAATCGAAAACAGCATTGAATATAATGTCGTATCAAAGGTAACTGACATATTTCAGCGAATGGGTTGTGACTATCTGGCCTTGTCATTGACAAGGAATTGGGAATTCATcgatgaaaaagattctTTTAGAAGAAAACTACTAGAATCTCcgaaaaaagatgaaatcaTTTCTGGAATCAATTCGATGGATACTGAACCAACCATGACTAACAAAGTGAGGCCTAGTTTATTTGATAGATTTTCCGAGGAATATGAAACAAAGAAAGCATCTGCCATCACACAACACAACAAAAATACTACgacaccaaaaaaaaacctaCTAGATGATTTCATGACCCCTCAAGAGTCAGCGAAACCTATCAGTTTGTTAGATGGATTTACGTCCCAAGAGGCCGTGCCAACCGTTGCCAAAAACTTGTTAGATGACTTTATCTCAACACCTCCAGCTTCTTCCAGAGTGTCGACATCTTCCGAGAATCAGAccaatggaaaaaatgagtACGGCAAGAAGTTGCAAGGAGATTCCTTCACAGGCTCATcagttgaagaaaaagttATCAATAAGACCAATGGAGCACCACGAAATATATTGGATGAATTCATGTAA